One stretch of Gopherus flavomarginatus isolate rGopFla2 chromosome 2, rGopFla2.mat.asm, whole genome shotgun sequence DNA includes these proteins:
- the POLR1F gene encoding DNA-directed RNA polymerase I subunit RPA43 — protein MEATVEAPHSAAGPVPCPEIPSFAAACRLVRSRYSCLVAAPHRRHIALAPRYLSRKRTGIREQLDSELLRYSESLSGVPVAYDNIRVVGELGDIYDDQGFIHFNIEADFVIFTPKKGKKLVGVINKVASSHIGCLIHGCFNASIPKPDRMSAIEWQDLELKIGDKLEFEVVHLDSDAAGVFFIRGRLNKDSMQSKYPEAVTEDTNSRDEIPKKKHKKRDRRNCELENDTKLTNNADTTVVEDAEEQNADTVNGFYDKKPKKKKKHKQEKQKPVYCGGDCSGYPSDHKKLKRKKRKHCDVNEESELSQLSQEPKAKKRKE, from the exons ATGGAAGCTACCGTGGAGGCGCCGCACTCGGCGGCGGGGCCGGTGCCCTGCCCGGAGATCCCGTCCTTCGCGGCCGCCTGCCGCCTGGTGCGGAGCCGCTACTCGTGCCTGGTGGCGGCGCCGCATCGGAGACACATCGCGCTGGCTCCGCGCTACCTGAGCCGGAAACGCACCGGGATCCGGGAGCAGCTCGACAGCGAGCTGCTGAGATACTCGGAGAG CCTCAGCGGCGTGCCAGTGGCTTATGATAACATCAGAGTAGTGGGTGAATTAGGTGATATTTATGATGACCAAGGATTCATCCATTTTAACATCGAAGCAGATTTTGTCATTTTCACTCCcaagaaaggaaaaaagcttGTG gGTGTAATCAATAAAGTGGCCTCAAGTCATATCGGCTGTCTGATACATGGGTGTTTCAATGCTTCCATCCCTAAACCCGATCGAATGTCAGCTATAGAATGGCAAGACCTTGAGTTAAAAATAGGAGATAAACTGGAATTTGAAGTGGTGCATTTAGATTCCGATGCTGCTGGAGTATTCTTCATTCGGGGGAGACTGAATAAAGACAG TATGCAATCCAAATATCCTGAAGCAGTAACTGAAGATACAAACAGTAGAGatgaaataccaaagaaaaaacacaagaaaagagACAGAAGGAATTGTGAGTTAGAAAATGACACGAAGCTTACAAACAATGCAGATACTACTGTGGTGGAAGATGCAGAAGAGCAGAATGCTGATACAGTAAATGGATTTTATGataaaaagccaaagaaaaagaaaaaacataagCAAGAAAAGCAGAAACCTGTATATTGTGGAGGTGACTGTAGTGGTTACCCGAGTGACCATAAAAAGcttaagagaaagaaaagaaaacattgtgATGTAAATGAAGAGAGTGAATTATCTCAATTGTCACAAGAACCTAAAGCCAAAAAGAGAAAGGAATGA